The following coding sequences lie in one Pempheris klunzingeri isolate RE-2024b chromosome 13, fPemKlu1.hap1, whole genome shotgun sequence genomic window:
- the LOC139212041 gene encoding B2 bradykinin receptor-like: MWTYSEGMTLQPTSVPDFTTTALYGDQNKTNGTECPDSDAWEWLNTSQPVYTLAITVLGIAFNVFVLMVFCLHKKACTVAEIYLCNLAAADLVLLSCLPFWAVNVSNDFNWPFGQFLCKVVNLGIKINVYCSIYFLVLVSIDRYVALVHTMSYGRMRRPKYAKLGCLMVWGFGLLLSAPTLFFREVRHFPEFGINACFLNYPNQTVELVCDGMLIIFSFIIPISGISFCTMKIIQALKIQAIERFNAEKTEQKATTLVLAVLLAFLICWVPFHVVTVLDVLLRADVLGGCHLTTVLDICNQIFTYLAFFNSVLNPILYVIVGKNFRKKVQEVFKQLSIKKTTTSDSTRSNQSSTLKTLA, encoded by the exons ATGTGGACTTACTCAGAAGGAATGACTCTTCAACCCACAAG TGTTCCAGACTTCACCACCACAGCTTTAtatggagaccaaaacaaaaccaaTGGCACAGAGTGTCCAGATTCGGATGCCTGGGAGTGGCTCAACACCAGCCAGCCGGTGTATACCCTGGCCATCACTGTGCTGGGAATTGCGTTTAATGTGTTTGTCCTGATGGTTTTCTGCCTCCACAAGAAGGCCTGCACCGTGGCTGAGATCTACTTGTGCAACCTGGCTGCAGCTGACCTTGTCCTGTTGTCCTGTTTGCCTTTCTGGGCTGTCAATGTATCCAATGATTTCAACTGGCCTTTTGGTCAGTTTCTGTGCAAAGTCGTCAACCTGGGCATTAAGATAAACGTCTACTGCAGCATCTACTTCCTCGTTCTGGTTAGCATAGATCGTTATGTGGCACTGGTGCATACAATGTCCTATGGCAGAATGCGAAGGCCAAAATATGCAAAGCTGGGCTGCCTAATGGTGTGGGGATTCGGCTTGCTCCTGAGCGCCCCCACGCTCTTCTTCAGGGAAGTGAGACATTTCCCTGAGTTTGGCATAAATGCATGCTTTCTTAACTACCCAAACCAGACTGTGGAGCTGGTCTGTGATGGGATGTTGATCATTTTTAGTTTCATCATCCCAATTTCAGGTATCTCATTCTGTACTATGAAGATTATTCAGGCTTTGAAAATCCAGGCAATAGAGAGGTTCAATGCTGAGAAAACGGAGCAGAAGGCCACCACTCTAGTGCTGGCTGTCCTCCTGGCGTTCCTTATTTGCTGGGTGCCATTCCATGTGGTGACCGTGCTAGACGTGCTCTTACGAGCTGATGTCCTGGGAGGGTGTCACCTCACGACTGTTCTAGATATCTGCAACCAGATCTTCACCTACTTAGCTTTCTTCAACAGTGTTCTCAACCCCATCCTCTACGTCATTGTAGGAAAGAACTTTCGCAAAAAAGTTCAGGAAGTCTTCAAGCAGTTGAGCATTAAGAAAACAACAACCTCTGACTCCACACGTTCAAACCAGTCCTCTACACTGAAGACTTTGGCATAA
- the LOC139211985 gene encoding uncharacterized protein: MESAARDELVCNHTDAWDWIYTMQPAYMSIICILGVMGNSFVLCVFCLEKRRSSVADIYLANLAAADLLMLSCLPFWVATIVNKFHWRFGEPMCQLINIVIGMNYYCSVLFLTLVSVDRYLALTRPLTQGRERRAFWARGICFSIWIVGILLSFPAILFRSVQFFPHLGIDACYLEYPHEGWRLRYNMTVSIVGFLIPVPIVSFCSYHIIKVLRSSQKMKKGSRGSVERKAAYLILVVLAVFILCWLPYQILIFLDTLDHYEVISGCMWAYVLDIGNQLATYLGYSNSSLNPFLYVIVGKNFKQRAKEMFRLVLCRRKRPWRKSGHSNANLNSTKQTEILFGINNLQNYPMESMKLVSVATLWSENSSATLPSGPSQTPISAEWKIIHTIIPPYIFTSSVFGLLFNSFVLGVFLLHKDRLTVAEIYLSNLALADFILLCGLPFWAMYIHNDFNWPYGDALCKLVNSIIIINFYTSIYTLVMISVDRYLALVKTMKARWLRRTLYAKVICLILWILGLLLSMPTMVHRKVKFIEEYETMSCILDYSHDSSWKLAHQILMNVVGFVLPVLVIVFSSGNIIKVLAQRRESVGFHDISDKKATVLVYAVTLLFLLCWGPFQVFTFLDTLCDIQALDEMMWSHTLDIGGQVSVYLAFLNSALNPLLYVFSGQYFRRKVSAIYRRTRYNRRGSDMTTYQRSVVSTHINRTEQIKTVMIFNAKDHM, translated from the exons ATGGAGAGTGCTGCAAGAGATGAGCTTGTCTGCAACCACACGGATGCATGGGACTGGATTTACACCATGCAGCCTGCCTACATGTCAATCATCTGTATTCTTGGCGTGATGGGCAACTCCTTTGTGCTTTGCGTGTTCTGTCTCGAGAAGCGGCGCAGCTCTGTGGCCGACATCTACCTGGCCAACCTGGCAGCAGCTGATCTTCTCATGCTTTCCTGCCTGCCGTTCTGGGTTGCGACCATTGTCAATAAGTTCCACTGGAGGTTTGGGGAGCCCATGTGTCAGCTTATCAACATCGTCATTGGGATGAATTATTATTGCAGTGTGCTGTTTCTTACTCTTGTGAGCGTGGATAGATACCTGGCCCTCACTAGACCCCTTACccaggggagggagagacgggCCTTCTGGGCACGGGGGATTTGCTTCAGTATCTGGATTGTTGGGATATTGCTCAGCTTCCCAGCCATCCTCTTCCGCTCCGTCCAGTTCTTCCCTCATCTCGGCATTGACGCTTGCTACCTAGAATATCCCCATGAAGGCTGGAGACTGCGCTACAACATGACTGTCAGCATAGTAGGCTTCCTTATCCCTGTTCCCATAGTATCCTTCTGTAGTTACCACATCATTAAAGTCCTTCGGAGCAGCCAGAAGATGAAGAAAGGCAGCAGAGGCAGTGTGGAAAGGAAGGCTGCGTATCTCATTCTCGTTGTTCTGGCTGTGTTCATCCTCTGCTGGCTGCCTTACCAGATTCTCATCTTCTTGGACACCCTGGATCATTATGAGGTCATCTCTGGGTGTATGTGGGCGTACGTGTTGGACATTGGGAACCAGCTGGCTACTTACCTTGGTTATAGTAACAGCTCATTGAATCCTTTCCTGTATGTGATTGTGGGGAAGAACTTTAAGCAGAGGGCAAAGGAAATGTTTAGACTAGTGCTGTGCAGGAGGAAACGACCATGGAGGAAGTCTGGTCACTCCAATGCAAACCTCAACTCCACTAAACAAACTGAGA TTTTGTTTGGCATAAATAACCTCCAGAACTAT CCCATGGAGTCAATGAAGCTTGTGTCTGTGGCAACTCTATGGTCTGAAAACAGCAGTGCCACCCTGCCCTCCGGTCCATCACAGACTCCAATTTCTGCAGAGTGGAAGATCATCCACACCATCATTCCCCCATACATCTTCACCTCATCCGTGTTCGGCCTCCTCTTTAACAGCTTCGTCCTGGGGGTGTTCCTTCTCCACAAGGATCGATTGACTGTAGCTGAGATCTACCTGAGCAACCTGGCACTGGCTGACTTTATTCTCCTGTGTGGCCTCCCCTTCTGGGCCATGTACATACACAACGACTTTAATTGGCCATACGGAGATGCCTTATGCAAACTTGTCaactccatcatcatcatcaatttCTACACCAGCATATACACCCTGGTCATGATTAGCGTTGACCGCTACCTGGCACTTGTGAAGACCATGAAGGCCAGGTGGCTGAGACGGACACTTTATGCCAAGGTGATCTGTCTAATCCTGTGGATATTAGGGCTCTTACTGAGCATGCCAACCATGGTTCACAGAAAGGTGAAGTTTATCGAGGAGTACGAGACAATGTCCTGTATACTGGATTATAGCCATGACAGCTCTTGGAAATTGGCCCATCAGATTCTGATGAACGTGGTTGGCTTTGTACTCCCTGTTCTTGTCATTGTTTTCAGCAGTGGGAACATAATCAAGGTTTTAGctcagaggagggagagcgTAGGTTTTCATGACATCAGTGACAAAAAGGCCACAGTACTGGTGTATGCAGTCACGCTACTATTTCTACTATGCTGGGGTCCCTTCCAGGTGTTCACCTTCCTCGACACACTCTGCGACATCCAAGCACTGGATGAAATGATGTGGAGCCACACTCTTGATATAGGAGGTCAGGTTTCAGTGTATCTGGCTTTTCTCAACAGTGCCCTGAACCCACTGCTGTATGTCTTCTCAGGGCAGTACTTTAGGAGGAAAGTCAGTGCCATCTACAGGAGGACTAGATATAATCGCAGGGGATCAGATATGACCACATATCAGCGCTCTGTTGTGTCCACTCACATCAACCGAACTGAGCAAATTAAGACTGTGATGATTTTTAATGCAAAGGATCACATGTGA